The Leeia aquatica genome has a window encoding:
- a CDS encoding pilin yields the protein MKRVQQGFTLIELMIVVAIIGILAAIAIPQYQDYVTRSRWQDNISGAAAIKTGIAECVQDNGGSFTNCATYTALTSANYVPQATVAANHSAGVWGVKFGFATVGTSGRIDIGGDDRVGRCSVTLTPTLTDNQLQWVFTNTTATVHTGGGGTAPCTKRRTGVGS from the coding sequence ATGAAACGCGTTCAACAAGGTTTTACCTTGATCGAACTGATGATCGTGGTTGCGATCATCGGTATTCTGGCCGCCATCGCCATTCCGCAGTACCAGGACTACGTGACCCGTAGCCGCTGGCAAGACAACATCTCCGGTGCAGCCGCGATCAAAACCGGCATTGCTGAGTGTGTGCAGGATAATGGTGGCAGCTTCACCAACTGTGCCACCTATACTGCCTTGACTAGCGCAAACTATGTTCCTCAAGCCACGGTTGCCGCCAATCACAGTGCTGGTGTGTGGGGTGTCAAGTTTGGCTTTGCGACTGTCGGCACCTCTGGGCGGATCGATATTGGCGGTGACGATCGGGTGGGTCGTTGCAGTGTTACTCTGACCCCGACCCTGACTGACAACCAGCTGCAATGGGTCTTTACGAACACCACCGCGACTGTACACACCGGGGGCGGTGGAACTGCGCCTTGCACCAAGCGTCGCACTGGCGTAGGTTCTTAA
- the hslV gene encoding ATP-dependent protease subunit HslV, whose amino-acid sequence MQQFDGTTILSVRRGRQVALGGDGQVTLGNIVIKSTARKIRRLYRDEILAGFAGGTADAFTLFERFEGKLEKHQGHLLRAAVELAKDWRTDRMLRRLEAMLAVANRDHTLIITGNGDVLEPEDGIAAIGSGGAYAQSAARALWENTELAPVDIVKKSLTIAGDLCIYTNQNHLIESLD is encoded by the coding sequence ATGCAGCAATTCGACGGCACCACCATCCTGTCTGTCCGCCGGGGCAGGCAGGTTGCCCTCGGTGGCGATGGTCAGGTCACCCTCGGCAACATCGTCATCAAATCCACCGCGCGCAAGATTCGACGTCTGTATCGCGATGAGATCCTGGCCGGATTCGCTGGCGGTACGGCAGACGCCTTTACCCTGTTCGAGCGTTTTGAAGGCAAACTGGAAAAGCACCAGGGTCACCTTCTTCGCGCTGCCGTCGAACTGGCCAAAGACTGGCGTACCGACCGCATGCTGCGGCGTCTGGAAGCCATGCTGGCCGTCGCCAACCGCGACCATACCCTGATCATCACCGGCAATGGCGACGTGCTGGAGCCAGAAGATGGTATTGCGGCCATTGGGTCAGGGGGGGCTTACGCCCAGTCTGCGGCGCGCGCATTATGGGAAAATACCGAGCTGGCGCCGGTCGACATCGTCAAGAAGTCGCTGACCATCGCGGGCGACTTGTGCATCTACACCAACCAGAACCATTTGATCGAGTCGCTGGACTAA
- a CDS encoding peroxiredoxin yields the protein MIEAGQHLPAGQLSEYLTEPGEGCSIGPNRFEVQERLKGKKVVIFGLPGAFTPTCSAKHLPGYLAEIEQFRAKGVDEVWCFAVNDAFVMHAWGEQQGASGKVAMIADGSADYTRALGLELDLNAHGMGLRCKRFAMIVEDGVVRSVDVEAPGQFTVSDATSQLARLG from the coding sequence ATGATTGAAGCTGGTCAGCACCTGCCCGCCGGGCAACTGAGCGAATACCTGACCGAGCCGGGCGAGGGCTGCAGCATCGGCCCCAACCGCTTTGAGGTGCAGGAACGCCTGAAGGGCAAAAAGGTGGTGATTTTCGGCCTGCCCGGCGCCTTCACCCCCACCTGCTCGGCCAAGCACCTGCCGGGTTATCTTGCCGAGATCGAACAGTTTCGCGCCAAAGGCGTGGACGAAGTGTGGTGCTTTGCAGTCAACGATGCCTTTGTGATGCACGCCTGGGGCGAGCAGCAAGGTGCCAGTGGCAAGGTGGCCATGATTGCCGATGGTAGCGCCGACTACACCCGTGCCCTCGGTCTAGAGCTGGACCTGAACGCCCACGGCATGGGTCTGCGCTGCAAGCGCTTCGCCATGATCGTTGAAGATGGCGTGGTGCGCTCTGTGGACGTGGAAGCCCCTGGCCAGTTCACGGTCAGTGACGCTACCAGCCAATTGGCCCGTCTCGGCTAA
- the cyaY gene encoding iron donor protein CyaY, translating into MTESEFLTHTDQVFRDLQDQLDASALDLEVLWSGNVLEIECPDGGKIVVNRHVPNQELWIAARSGGYHFAWRQNEWLNTRDGGEFYATLSECLCNQTGEECGLHKSV; encoded by the coding sequence ATGACCGAATCCGAATTCCTTACCCATACCGATCAGGTCTTCCGTGATCTACAGGACCAGCTGGATGCCAGCGCGCTGGACCTGGAAGTGCTGTGGAGTGGCAATGTGCTGGAGATCGAGTGTCCGGATGGCGGCAAGATTGTGGTCAATCGGCATGTTCCGAATCAGGAGTTGTGGATTGCGGCGCGCAGCGGGGGCTATCATTTTGCCTGGCGGCAGAATGAATGGCTCAACACCCGGGATGGGGGGGAGTTTTATGCCACCCTCTCGGAGTGTCTCTGCAATCAGACAGGCGAAGAATGCGGATTGCATAAATCTGTCTAA
- the grxD gene encoding Grx4 family monothiol glutaredoxin has protein sequence MSAQEHIHQTVTNHKVVLYMKGTPTFPQCGFSSNAVQILKACGVADFKAVNVLEDPEIRQGIKDYANWPTIPQLYVGGEFVGGSDIMRELYESGELQKMLSA, from the coding sequence ATGAGCGCACAAGAGCACATCCACCAGACCGTCACCAACCACAAGGTGGTGCTGTACATGAAGGGCACCCCCACCTTCCCGCAATGCGGCTTCTCCTCTAATGCCGTGCAAATCCTCAAAGCCTGTGGCGTGGCCGATTTCAAGGCGGTGAACGTGCTGGAAGACCCGGAAATCCGCCAGGGCATCAAGGACTACGCCAACTGGCCCACCATCCCGCAGCTCTACGTCGGCGGTGAGTTTGTCGGCGGGTCAGACATCATGCGCGAGCTGTATGAGAGCGGCGAATTGCAAAAAATGTTGTCTGCATAA
- the hslU gene encoding ATP-dependent protease ATPase subunit HslU, whose product MSMTPQEIVHELDKHIIGQQAAKKAVAIALRNRWRRQQVAEPLRQEITPKNILMIGPTGVGKTEIARRLARLADAPFIKVEATKFTEVGYVGRDVDSIIRDLLETAIKQTREQEAHKQRHHAEDRAEDRVLDALLPPPRQMGFGLAEDKPDDSATRQKFRKMLREGQLDDKEIEIELEAPKASVEIFSPPGMEELTSQIQGMFQNMSGGKKKSQKLTVKEAYKLLVEEEAARLVNDEDVKAKALRNVEQNGIVFLDEIDKITSRSDGQSSGEVSRQGVQRDLLPLVEGTTISTKYGMVKTDHILFIASGAFHLAKPSDLIPELQGRFPIRVELESLSVTDFESILTRTDACLIRQYQALLATEGVTLEFTPDAIHRMAEIAWRVNEKTENIGARRLYTVMERLLELISFQSANEQGKTITLDAAAVDQQLGELAVNEDLARYVL is encoded by the coding sequence ATGAGCATGACCCCGCAGGAAATCGTCCATGAACTGGACAAGCACATCATCGGCCAGCAAGCCGCCAAGAAGGCGGTCGCCATTGCCTTGCGCAACCGCTGGCGTCGCCAGCAGGTGGCAGAGCCACTGCGGCAGGAAATCACCCCGAAAAACATCCTGATGATTGGCCCCACCGGCGTGGGCAAGACCGAGATCGCCCGCCGTCTGGCCCGGCTGGCTGATGCCCCCTTCATCAAGGTGGAAGCCACCAAGTTCACCGAAGTCGGCTATGTTGGCCGTGATGTCGACAGCATCATCCGCGATCTGCTGGAAACCGCCATCAAGCAAACTCGTGAACAGGAAGCCCACAAGCAGCGCCATCATGCCGAAGACCGCGCCGAGGATCGCGTGCTGGATGCCCTATTGCCGCCGCCGCGCCAGATGGGCTTCGGGCTGGCGGAAGACAAGCCGGACGATAGCGCCACCCGCCAGAAATTCCGCAAGATGCTGCGGGAAGGCCAGCTGGACGACAAGGAAATCGAAATCGAGCTGGAAGCCCCCAAAGCCAGCGTCGAGATTTTCTCGCCGCCCGGCATGGAGGAGCTGACCAGCCAGATTCAGGGCATGTTCCAGAACATGAGTGGCGGCAAGAAAAAGAGCCAGAAGCTGACGGTGAAAGAGGCCTACAAGCTGCTGGTGGAAGAAGAGGCCGCGCGTCTGGTCAATGACGAAGACGTCAAGGCCAAGGCGCTGCGCAATGTCGAGCAGAATGGCATTGTGTTCCTCGACGAGATCGACAAGATCACCAGCCGTTCTGACGGGCAAAGCAGTGGCGAAGTCTCACGCCAGGGCGTGCAGCGTGACCTGCTGCCACTGGTGGAAGGCACCACCATTTCCACCAAATACGGCATGGTGAAGACCGACCACATCCTGTTCATCGCCAGCGGCGCCTTTCATCTGGCCAAACCGTCCGACCTGATCCCTGAGCTGCAAGGCCGTTTCCCGATCCGGGTGGAGCTGGAATCACTGTCGGTTACCGACTTTGAGAGCATCCTCACCCGTACCGATGCCTGCCTGATTCGCCAGTACCAGGCCCTGCTGGCCACTGAGGGCGTCACGCTGGAGTTCACCCCGGATGCCATCCATCGCATGGCCGAGATTGCCTGGCGTGTGAACGAAAAGACAGAGAACATCGGCGCACGCCGTCTGTACACCGTGATGGAGCGCCTGCTGGAGCTGATCTCCTTCCAGAGTGCCAATGAGCAGGGCAAGACCATCACCCTGGATGCGGCAGCGGTAGACCAGCAACTGGGCGAACTGGCGGTCAATGAAGACCTCGCCCGTTACGTGCTTTAA
- a CDS encoding proline--tRNA ligase — translation MRASQYYLSTLKEAPAEAELISHKLMLRAGLIKRLGSGLYSWMPLGLRVLRKVEAVVRDEMARTAKAHELLMPAVQPAELWQESGRWEFYGKELLRLKDRHERDFVIGPTHEEVVTDIVRRDVQSYRQLPVNLYQIQTKFRDEIRPRFGVMRAREFVMKDGYSFHTDFASLEQTYWDYHRAYCNVFTRLGLKFRAVAADTGSIGGTGSHEFQVLADSGEDEVVWCPQSEYAANIELAEAVAPAHARPAASQPLSKVHTPGIKTIAQLCEFLKVPVERTVKAVVVDGNDGRPVLLMVRGDHSLNEIKAEKLTQVKVPLTFSSPEAIREAFGANPGSLGPVNFPGTVVMDRTVDRMADFVIGANEDDQHYTGANIGRDFPEPLVADIRDVVAGDPSPDGKGTLEICRGVEVGHIFQLRTKYSEALQCNWLDREGQTHPMEMGCYGIGISRVVAACIEQNHDERGIVFPPAMAPFTLALVSVGADRNPAVATAAEQLYSELQAAGVEVLLDDRDERPGVKFADMELIGIPFRVTIGGKGLEKGVIEFVRRADGVVEELPLADACAAIRRAIGA, via the coding sequence ATGCGTGCCAGCCAATACTACCTCTCCACCCTGAAAGAAGCGCCCGCCGAGGCCGAACTGATTTCCCACAAGCTGATGCTGCGTGCTGGCTTGATCAAGCGTCTGGGCAGTGGCCTGTACAGCTGGATGCCGCTGGGCTTGCGCGTGCTGCGCAAAGTAGAGGCCGTGGTGCGCGATGAAATGGCGCGTACCGCCAAGGCACATGAATTGCTGATGCCTGCGGTGCAACCTGCTGAACTGTGGCAAGAATCCGGCCGCTGGGAATTCTATGGCAAGGAGCTGCTGCGCCTGAAAGATCGCCATGAGCGCGATTTCGTGATCGGGCCGACTCATGAAGAGGTTGTAACCGACATCGTGCGGCGTGACGTGCAAAGCTATCGCCAGCTGCCGGTGAACCTGTACCAGATCCAGACCAAGTTCCGCGACGAGATCCGCCCACGCTTTGGCGTGATGCGTGCACGCGAATTCGTGATGAAGGACGGCTACTCTTTCCATACCGACTTTGCCAGCCTGGAGCAGACTTACTGGGATTACCACCGCGCCTACTGTAATGTGTTTACCCGCCTCGGCCTGAAGTTCCGCGCCGTGGCAGCAGATACCGGCTCCATCGGCGGCACCGGCTCGCATGAATTCCAGGTACTGGCCGACTCCGGCGAGGACGAAGTGGTGTGGTGCCCGCAATCGGAATACGCTGCCAATATCGAGCTGGCCGAGGCCGTTGCGCCCGCGCATGCCCGCCCGGCAGCCAGTCAGCCCCTGAGCAAGGTGCATACCCCCGGCATCAAGACCATCGCCCAGCTGTGCGAGTTTCTCAAGGTGCCGGTTGAGCGGACCGTCAAGGCAGTGGTGGTGGATGGCAACGATGGCCGCCCGGTGCTGTTGATGGTACGTGGCGACCATAGCCTGAATGAGATCAAGGCAGAGAAGCTGACGCAGGTGAAAGTGCCGCTGACCTTCTCCAGCCCGGAAGCCATCCGCGAAGCTTTTGGCGCCAACCCCGGTTCGCTGGGCCCGGTCAATTTCCCGGGCACCGTGGTGATGGACCGGACCGTCGACCGCATGGCCGACTTCGTCATCGGCGCCAATGAAGACGATCAGCATTACACCGGCGCCAATATTGGCCGCGATTTCCCTGAACCGCTGGTAGCCGATATCCGCGATGTGGTGGCTGGCGATCCGTCGCCGGACGGCAAAGGCACCCTGGAAATCTGCCGAGGGGTGGAAGTCGGCCACATCTTCCAGCTGCGCACCAAGTATTCGGAAGCCTTGCAATGCAACTGGCTGGATCGTGAGGGGCAGACCCACCCGATGGAAATGGGTTGCTACGGTATCGGCATCTCGCGCGTCGTGGCGGCCTGCATTGAACAGAATCACGACGAGCGTGGCATTGTGTTCCCGCCCGCCATGGCCCCGTTCACCCTCGCGCTGGTCTCGGTCGGTGCCGACCGTAACCCGGCAGTAGCCACCGCCGCAGAACAACTCTACAGCGAGCTGCAAGCCGCCGGGGTGGAGGTGCTGCTGGACGACCGTGATGAGCGCCCCGGCGTCAAGTTTGCCGACATGGAGCTGATCGGCATCCCCTTCCGCGTCACCATTGGCGGCAAGGGTCTGGAGAAAGGGGTGATCGAGTTCGTGCGCCGTGCCGACGGTGTGGTGGAAGAGCTGCCGCTGGCGGACGCTTGCGCCGCCATTCGTCGGGCCATCGGCGCTTGA
- a CDS encoding AAA family ATPase has product MSARFDTGLVVGKFSPLHRGHLGLIQFAAAKCKRLVIVSYSSPEYPGCAAEQRERWLRACAPESVISVITPEKVTQLQQAGMAVPDMPANDASDNAQRQFMAAWLQRVLEVNVQAVFTSEAYGEGFAAALSAHFGEQVMHVSYDPQRSRMPVSGTQLRQHWRTARQHLALPVLDDWMPRLCLLGAESTGKSTLTAWLAAWLDEPCVAEYGRELWEQRQGKLIYDDLLMIAEEQVRREQEAACRARHWVICDTSPLTTLFYSLALFAQAAPALHHLSQRAYHKVFLSAPDFPMVQDGTRQDEAFRLRQHQWYVDTLNQRGIPYQLLSGPLEERQASLKVALLSG; this is encoded by the coding sequence GTGAGCGCCCGGTTTGACACCGGGCTGGTGGTCGGCAAGTTCTCCCCATTGCACCGTGGGCATTTGGGGCTGATCCAGTTTGCGGCCGCAAAGTGCAAACGGCTGGTGATTGTGAGCTACTCTTCGCCTGAATATCCTGGGTGCGCAGCAGAGCAACGCGAACGCTGGTTGAGAGCGTGCGCCCCTGAGAGTGTGATCAGTGTCATTACGCCTGAAAAGGTAACACAGCTACAGCAGGCCGGTATGGCGGTGCCGGATATGCCTGCCAATGATGCCAGCGATAATGCGCAACGCCAGTTCATGGCAGCCTGGCTGCAGCGGGTGCTGGAAGTCAATGTGCAGGCGGTATTTACCAGCGAGGCATACGGTGAGGGCTTTGCGGCTGCATTGTCCGCGCACTTTGGCGAGCAGGTGATGCACGTCAGTTATGACCCGCAGCGGTCCCGGATGCCGGTATCCGGCACACAGTTGCGTCAGCACTGGCGTACGGCCCGGCAGCATCTGGCCTTGCCCGTGCTGGATGACTGGATGCCCAGGCTGTGCCTGCTTGGTGCGGAATCTACGGGCAAGAGTACCCTGACGGCCTGGCTGGCCGCCTGGCTGGATGAGCCTTGTGTTGCGGAGTATGGGCGCGAGCTATGGGAGCAACGACAGGGTAAGTTGATCTATGATGACCTGTTGATGATCGCGGAAGAGCAAGTACGCCGGGAGCAGGAGGCCGCATGCCGGGCGCGGCATTGGGTTATTTGTGATACCTCACCGTTGACCACACTCTTCTACAGTCTGGCCCTGTTTGCTCAAGCCGCACCGGCCTTACATCACTTGTCTCAGCGAGCGTATCACAAGGTATTCCTGTCCGCGCCAGACTTTCCCATGGTGCAGGATGGCACTCGGCAAGACGAAGCATTCCGTCTGCGCCAGCATCAATGGTATGTCGATACGCTGAACCAGCGTGGCATCCCCTATCAGTTACTCTCCGGCCCCCTTGAGGAGCGGCAAGCCAGCTTGAAGGTCGCACTTTTGTCCGGCTGA
- a CDS encoding STAS domain-containing protein: protein MFSFFKKKPDEPASPSAPSVAIPKGREASPAAPVIVQPAGKVAPAPEPAPPLAEPTTALPDTSAFFPVELAPADVSAMEEAAILYANEQYEAAVELLEAQVNSEPRCDEELWLMLLELYQVQNNKAAFDELALQFVVAFERTAPIWQRASRSAATGKESSNALTLLPSQLSEAGISKAIQQLQQQAQKQKLVQLDCSRVTDLVATALPAITDALRLLRRQQVRVQLAQPEALLQLLQDRIEMMRRDEADIPCWLFLLECLQWQGDQEAFETLAVDYAVTYEVSPPSWEPLPKAPAAKAGSSEAPLAPSQTDAFVLQGHYGADKVAELDPLMEHAEARSVVNIDCLGLERMDFVSAGHLLNLLVQLQQQGKELHLRQVSHLVGALFRVLGMHDFCKLHYRK, encoded by the coding sequence ATGTTTTCGTTTTTCAAAAAGAAGCCGGACGAGCCTGCCAGCCCGTCCGCCCCCAGCGTTGCGATCCCAAAGGGGCGCGAAGCCAGCCCGGCTGCGCCTGTCATTGTGCAGCCCGCAGGCAAGGTTGCACCTGCGCCCGAACCTGCGCCTCCTTTGGCCGAGCCCACAACGGCCCTGCCGGATACTTCCGCCTTTTTCCCGGTTGAGCTGGCACCCGCCGATGTGTCGGCCATGGAAGAGGCCGCCATTCTCTACGCCAATGAGCAATATGAGGCAGCGGTAGAGTTGCTGGAGGCTCAGGTCAATAGCGAGCCGCGTTGTGACGAAGAGCTTTGGTTGATGCTGCTGGAGCTGTATCAGGTACAGAACAACAAGGCGGCGTTTGATGAACTGGCCTTGCAGTTTGTGGTGGCGTTTGAGCGCACGGCCCCGATCTGGCAGCGTGCCAGCCGCAGTGCCGCCACTGGCAAAGAAAGCAGCAACGCGCTGACCCTGCTGCCGAGCCAGCTGAGCGAAGCGGGCATCAGCAAAGCCATCCAGCAACTACAGCAGCAAGCGCAGAAGCAGAAGCTGGTACAGCTGGACTGCAGCCGGGTGACCGACTTGGTGGCGACCGCCCTGCCCGCCATCACCGACGCACTACGCCTGCTGCGTCGCCAGCAAGTACGCGTGCAGCTGGCGCAGCCAGAAGCTTTGTTACAGCTGCTGCAAGACCGGATCGAGATGATGCGGCGTGATGAGGCTGATATTCCATGCTGGCTGTTCCTGCTGGAGTGTCTGCAATGGCAGGGGGATCAAGAGGCATTTGAAACCCTGGCGGTCGATTATGCCGTCACCTATGAAGTGTCGCCCCCATCCTGGGAGCCCTTGCCCAAAGCCCCCGCTGCCAAAGCGGGTTCATCTGAGGCACCGCTTGCGCCCTCCCAGACAGATGCCTTTGTGCTGCAAGGCCATTATGGTGCTGACAAAGTGGCGGAGCTGGACCCCCTGATGGAACATGCCGAAGCCCGTAGCGTGGTGAATATCGACTGCCTGGGGCTGGAGCGGATGGATTTTGTCTCTGCCGGCCACCTGCTCAACCTGCTGGTGCAGCTGCAGCAGCAGGGCAAGGAGCTGCACCTGCGCCAGGTCAGCCATCTGGTCGGTGCGCTGTTCCGCGTGCTCGGCATGCACGATTTCTGCAAGCTGCACTACCGCAAGTAA
- a CDS encoding PglL family O-oligosaccharyltransferase, translating into MQPRFVATPYLTNNWVPALIMLVAALLAWALFALHDYYGLARLMRLLAWGLVIGGLCNVLVVTLQWYDIAKRVPWLALGANAKVHGVVGNLGQRNWLTEYLLYGMLAIAWLLPQVARSKQRLLWLIAAAFAWVVAMTGSRSPVLIAPVLVLWAFWQQRGNKSLFMRNVMLMVGLLVLATFLFWLQQQLWGGGESAITSISRGGMRRLVEWQKCIDLFLTHPWLGVGWGNYAWYSFQLQQIPAYAKVVESSMFDHAHNAFFQILAVTGLAGLACIAPLVWIGLRQIFRREQDNLVGALLIVILIRAQVEWSLWMPGFFFFCVILLALCQQPAWGHRAWKPSYRLSIGVFAASMLLLSSLSLYQYTRLSRIFVGDKNLKGDVAMIDLLSYSQNIWLAATTDRIVAARLSYDRNLLPMKLELLEQVSRNTPFPDVLIREAYFLALNGQTALARTRVQQILVAYPSSRDKYIITLLNDPSPEGKMILNLLLDHARRYGPTR; encoded by the coding sequence TTGCAGCCCCGCTTTGTTGCCACCCCTTATCTCACCAACAACTGGGTGCCGGCGCTGATCATGCTGGTGGCCGCATTGCTGGCTTGGGCATTATTTGCATTGCATGACTACTATGGCTTAGCACGCTTGATGCGGCTTCTGGCTTGGGGATTGGTGATTGGCGGCCTCTGCAACGTGCTGGTCGTAACACTACAGTGGTATGACATTGCAAAGCGGGTACCGTGGCTAGCCCTGGGTGCCAACGCCAAAGTACACGGTGTCGTCGGCAATCTCGGCCAACGCAACTGGCTGACCGAATACCTGCTCTATGGCATGTTGGCCATTGCCTGGCTGCTGCCGCAGGTAGCACGCAGCAAGCAAAGGTTGCTGTGGCTGATTGCTGCCGCTTTTGCCTGGGTGGTTGCCATGACCGGCTCCCGCTCGCCAGTACTGATCGCCCCTGTTTTGGTACTGTGGGCTTTTTGGCAGCAGCGCGGCAACAAGAGCCTTTTCATGCGCAATGTGATGCTCATGGTGGGCTTGCTCGTCTTGGCGACCTTCCTGTTCTGGCTGCAACAGCAGCTCTGGGGAGGCGGAGAAAGTGCCATCACGTCAATTAGCCGTGGCGGCATGCGCCGCCTGGTAGAATGGCAAAAATGTATTGACTTGTTCCTGACCCACCCGTGGCTGGGAGTCGGCTGGGGCAACTATGCCTGGTACTCGTTCCAGTTACAGCAGATCCCGGCCTATGCCAAAGTGGTCGAATCTTCCATGTTTGACCATGCCCACAATGCCTTCTTCCAGATTCTGGCCGTTACTGGTCTCGCTGGGCTGGCCTGCATCGCCCCCTTGGTATGGATTGGTCTTCGGCAAATCTTCCGCCGTGAACAGGACAATCTGGTTGGCGCCTTGCTGATTGTGATTTTGATTCGTGCCCAAGTGGAATGGTCGCTTTGGATGCCCGGCTTCTTCTTTTTTTGTGTCATCCTGCTGGCACTGTGCCAACAGCCTGCTTGGGGACACCGTGCATGGAAACCCAGCTACCGGCTCTCGATTGGGGTCTTTGCCGCAAGCATGCTGCTGCTGAGCAGCCTCTCCCTATATCAGTACACTCGCCTGTCGCGCATCTTTGTAGGCGACAAGAATCTGAAAGGCGATGTGGCCATGATTGACCTGCTCAGCTACTCGCAGAATATCTGGCTAGCAGCCACCACGGACCGTATAGTCGCCGCCAGACTCAGTTATGATCGCAATCTGTTGCCCATGAAGCTTGAATTGCTGGAGCAGGTCAGCCGCAATACCCCATTTCCGGACGTACTCATTCGTGAAGCCTATTTCCTTGCCCTGAATGGACAGACGGCCTTGGCCCGTACTCGGGTTCAGCAGATTTTGGTCGCTTATCCGAGCTCTCGTGACAAATACATCATCACCTTGCTGAATGACCCCAGCCCGGAAGGCAAGATGATTCTGAATTTGCTGCTGGACCACGCCCGCCGCTATGGCCCTACCCGCTGA
- a CDS encoding exodeoxyribonuclease III, with amino-acid sequence MRIATWNVNSLNVRLPHVLQWLQQAAPDVLCLQELKLEDHKFPRAELEAAGYQVAFTGQKTYNGVAILSRQPLEDIQYNLPNLPDEQRRLVAATVGGLRIVCGYFPNGQALGSEKYPYKLGWLNALHDWLQGELQRYPALALLGDYNIAPADLDVHDPKAWEGQVLVSPPEREAYQRLLALGLTDAYRHLQPDTEKAFTWWDYRMNGFRRNLGLRIDHILLSAPALDKLTACDIDREPRTWERPSDHTPVWAELQA; translated from the coding sequence ATGCGCATTGCCACCTGGAACGTCAACTCGCTCAATGTCCGGCTGCCCCACGTGCTGCAATGGCTACAGCAAGCGGCGCCGGATGTGCTGTGCCTACAAGAGCTGAAGCTGGAGGACCACAAGTTCCCGCGTGCCGAGCTGGAAGCCGCAGGCTATCAGGTGGCGTTTACCGGCCAGAAAACCTACAACGGTGTGGCCATCCTCTCGCGCCAGCCGCTGGAAGACATCCAGTACAACCTGCCCAACCTGCCCGATGAGCAACGCCGACTGGTCGCCGCGACGGTGGGTGGCCTGCGGATCGTGTGCGGCTACTTTCCCAATGGCCAAGCGCTGGGTTCCGAGAAGTACCCCTACAAGCTGGGCTGGCTGAATGCGCTACACGACTGGCTGCAGGGCGAGCTGCAACGCTATCCCGCGCTGGCGCTGCTGGGCGACTACAACATCGCCCCCGCCGACCTCGACGTGCACGACCCCAAGGCGTGGGAAGGGCAAGTGCTGGTCAGCCCGCCCGAGCGCGAAGCGTACCAACGCCTGCTGGCACTGGGCCTGACCGACGCCTACCGTCACCTGCAGCCTGATACCGAGAAAGCCTTCACCTGGTGGGATTACCGCATGAACGGTTTCCGCCGCAACCTCGGCCTGCGCATCGACCATATCCTGCTGTCTGCCCCGGCACTGGACAAGCTCACCGCCTGCGACATCGACCGCGAACCCCGCACTTGGGAACGCCCCAGTGACCACACCCCGGTGTGGGCTGAGCTTCAGGCATAA
- a CDS encoding lytic transglycosylase domain-containing protein produces the protein MHRTRLTRPLLLGVLLYCLGLPAGAGKQEKEILAPSVQTAMQQAINDNREPRLVFADKAEGERWLTEMMLRLEKKVPDAFMRKRLLTLIHYEATRAGLDPQLVLGLVQVESGFKKYAISSAGARGLMQVMPFWVDQIGNDKHNLFDEATSLRFGCTILRHYLDIEKGNLYLALGRYNGSRGRPEYPNMVLGAWRSRWQWGSSGS, from the coding sequence ATGCATCGCACCCGTTTGACCCGCCCCCTGCTGCTGGGCGTGCTGTTGTACTGTCTGGGCCTGCCCGCAGGGGCAGGCAAGCAGGAAAAGGAAATCCTCGCGCCTTCTGTACAAACCGCCATGCAACAGGCCATCAACGATAACCGTGAGCCACGGCTGGTGTTTGCCGACAAAGCAGAAGGCGAGCGCTGGCTCACTGAGATGATGCTGCGGCTGGAAAAGAAGGTACCAGATGCCTTCATGCGTAAACGGCTGCTGACCCTGATCCACTATGAAGCCACCCGTGCCGGTCTGGACCCACAACTGGTACTGGGCTTGGTGCAGGTAGAAAGTGGCTTCAAGAAGTACGCCATCTCCAGCGCGGGCGCCCGAGGCCTGATGCAAGTGATGCCGTTTTGGGTCGATCAGATCGGCAACGACAAGCACAACCTGTTCGACGAAGCCACCAGCCTGCGTTTTGGCTGCACCATCCTGCGTCATTATCTGGATATAGAGAAAGGCAACCTGTATCTGGCGCTGGGCCGCTACAACGGCAGCCGTGGCCGCCCGGAATACCCGAACATGGTGCTGGGCGCCTGGCGCAGCCGCTGGCAGTGGGGTAGCAGCGGCAGCTGA